Proteins found in one Nitrospinota bacterium genomic segment:
- a CDS encoding cupredoxin domain-containing protein — MHLNYFLVIVGLFSLCFAGSANGRQKVFHATTSTDGVQRIEVLGGDYFFDPDYIIVKANVPVEITIKKDSIIVPHNITIEAPDAGIEVSESLSRTPKVIRFTPTKPGKYAFYCTKKLFFSKSHRKKGMEGVLEVRP; from the coding sequence ATGCACCTCAACTATTTCCTTGTGATTGTCGGCCTTTTTAGTCTTTGTTTTGCTGGAAGTGCAAACGGTCGGCAGAAGGTTTTCCATGCGACCACCTCCACCGACGGTGTCCAAAGGATAGAAGTTCTTGGGGGAGATTATTTCTTCGACCCGGATTACATCATCGTTAAAGCGAATGTGCCGGTGGAAATCACGATCAAAAAAGATTCTATAATTGTTCCGCATAACATAACAATAGAGGCCCCGGATGCTGGAATTGAGGTTTCTGAATCCCTGAGCAGAACTCCAAAAGTTATACGGTTCACTCCTACGAAGCCTGGAAAATACGCCTTTTATTGCACTAAGAAACTGTTCTTTTCCAAAAGCCACAGGAAAAAAGGGATGGAAGGAGTGCTCGAAGTCCGTCCGTGA
- a CDS encoding sodium:calcium antiporter, which translates to MRGRAGQLMGILVILIPLGLCWLAFSGRLQTEGAPRLSAGVLVGSIPLILLGCEFFTNAVEHVGRIFKLSHHATGGVLAAVGTALPESSIPVIAVIFGPKGHGEAVGVGAILGAPFMLATLALAILGITVIVERYRGRRQNLALSIDTKVLRSELGVFLACFVGVLVVSLINLPLLKYVGAAVLVCLYAWYVKYSISLKARKSEVYTKVLYMERYAGMPMEVKTVAVQLVAGLAFILAGATLFVSSVISLALYMKVPALVLSLILAPLATELPEKYNSVTWILRGQDTLAVSNITGAMIFQSMIPVAFGLIFTKWSLGTIELINIILALGAAGLVYFSLFRSGSLKATALLAGGLIYVVYLAGVIFFR; encoded by the coding sequence TTGAGGGGTCGTGCCGGGCAGTTGATGGGGATTTTGGTCATCCTAATCCCTTTGGGCTTATGTTGGTTAGCATTCTCCGGACGCCTACAGACCGAAGGGGCTCCACGGCTGAGCGCTGGGGTGCTTGTAGGCTCAATTCCATTGATCCTGTTGGGTTGTGAGTTCTTTACCAACGCAGTCGAGCACGTAGGGAGGATATTCAAGCTATCCCATCATGCCACCGGAGGCGTATTGGCAGCGGTTGGGACTGCTCTTCCTGAGAGCTCCATCCCCGTAATAGCCGTCATTTTCGGCCCCAAGGGGCACGGGGAGGCAGTGGGCGTGGGTGCTATTTTGGGCGCCCCCTTTATGCTGGCCACATTAGCTTTGGCTATATTAGGAATTACGGTAATTGTAGAGAGATACCGGGGCAGGCGACAAAACCTGGCATTGTCCATAGACACGAAAGTGCTTCGCTCCGAGCTTGGAGTTTTCCTCGCGTGTTTCGTTGGGGTTTTGGTAGTTTCACTGATAAACCTCCCATTGCTGAAGTACGTAGGCGCGGCAGTTCTCGTCTGTCTCTATGCCTGGTACGTAAAATATTCAATAAGCCTAAAAGCCCGAAAGAGCGAAGTCTACACGAAGGTGCTTTATATGGAGCGTTACGCGGGGATGCCTATGGAGGTAAAGACGGTAGCGGTGCAACTCGTGGCTGGATTGGCATTCATCTTAGCGGGAGCAACTCTCTTCGTTTCATCCGTCATTTCTTTAGCGCTCTACATGAAAGTGCCCGCGCTGGTCCTCTCTCTTATCTTGGCCCCTTTGGCGACGGAGCTGCCGGAGAAATACAATTCCGTTACGTGGATTTTGCGGGGCCAAGACACTCTTGCTGTAAGCAACATAACGGGCGCCATGATATTCCAATCAATGATTCCCGTCGCTTTCGGACTTATCTTCACCAAATGGAGTCTCGGCACGATAGAGCTCATCAACATCATCTTAGCACTGGGGGCCGCCGGCCTCG
- a CDS encoding aldo/keto reductase: MRMRSLGKTGLKVSELCFGNMTFGGRGYWKTIGDLAQEEADVLVGMALEAGVNFFDTANVYSEGLAEEMLGKALGHRRGEVILATKVRGRMGPGPNEVGLSRHHIMESCNASLRRLGTDYIDLYQVHSFDHETPLEETLRALDDLVRQGKVRYLGCSNFTGWQLMKALAISDNLGLERFATLQAYYSLVARELELELVPLCLDQGLGILPWSPLAGGFLTGKYRGGQARPEGARRSTPEGEFIPIDEEKGLAIVEELERVAAGRKASVAQAALNYLLRRPGVTSVIIGARTPEQLADNLKATEWEMTPEEVSRLDALSQPPTLYPHWFLDKVSQDR, translated from the coding sequence ATGCGCATGCGGTCTCTCGGAAAGACCGGCCTCAAGGTCTCCGAGCTTTGCTTCGGCAATATGACCTTTGGCGGCCGAGGGTACTGGAAAACGATCGGCGACCTCGCTCAAGAGGAAGCGGACGTGCTCGTGGGCATGGCGCTGGAAGCGGGGGTCAACTTTTTCGACACCGCGAATGTCTACTCCGAGGGGCTTGCCGAAGAGATGTTGGGAAAGGCGCTCGGCCACCGACGCGGCGAGGTGATACTGGCGACGAAAGTCCGGGGCCGAATGGGACCGGGGCCGAACGAGGTCGGCCTCTCCCGCCACCACATCATGGAGTCCTGCAACGCGAGCTTGAGAAGGCTCGGGACCGACTACATCGACCTCTATCAGGTCCACAGCTTCGACCACGAAACCCCGCTGGAAGAGACCCTGCGGGCCCTCGACGACCTCGTCCGTCAAGGCAAGGTCCGCTACCTCGGCTGCTCGAACTTCACCGGCTGGCAGCTTATGAAGGCCCTGGCGATCTCTGACAATCTCGGCCTCGAGCGGTTCGCGACCCTCCAGGCCTACTATTCGCTGGTCGCCCGCGAGCTGGAGCTAGAGCTCGTCCCGCTCTGCCTCGACCAGGGTCTCGGCATCCTGCCCTGGAGCCCCCTCGCGGGAGGGTTTCTGACGGGCAAATACCGAGGCGGACAGGCCAGGCCCGAAGGCGCCCGCCGAAGCACCCCTGAGGGGGAGTTCATCCCGATAGATGAGGAGAAGGGGTTAGCGATCGTCGAGGAGCTGGAGCGCGTAGCCGCCGGCCGCAAGGCCAGCGTCGCCCAGGCCGCGCTCAACTACCTGCTTCGCAGGCCCGGTGTCACATCGGTCATCATCGGCGCCAGGACGCCGGAGCAGCTAGCCGACAACCTCAAGGCGACCGAGTGGGAGATGACGCCGGAGGAGGTCTCCCGCCTCGATGCCCTAAGCCAGCCGCCCACGCTCTACCCCCACTGGTTCCTCGATAAAGTCAGCCAGGATCGGTAG